One stretch of Arachis duranensis cultivar V14167 chromosome 1, aradu.V14167.gnm2.J7QH, whole genome shotgun sequence DNA includes these proteins:
- the LOC107468063 gene encoding cyclic dof factor 3 translates to MEDQSTVTIRDPAIKLFGQKIPLPGDPDVLPAAPMDHEQDLHEEDEEEEEEELDDDEEDGETQDTHEDKDAEAENLTTQEQEADPPPNVEEDKKSATSPEAMVNPKTPAIEEDSAKSKSDKSDKEQGDTSIPQDQKPLKKPDKLLPCPRCNSMDTKFCYYNNYNVNQPRYFCKACQRYWTAGGTMRNVPVGAGRRKNKNSANHYRHITISEALQAARIDAPNGTHLPALKSNGRVLSFGIDAPICDSMASVLNLGEKKVLNGTRNGFHHGFDDQRLKVPSKSGENSEACTSSSPVAVSNPMGENSKSTFQEPMLPSNGYLPQVPCIASVPWPYPWNAAIPSPAMCPPGFPALPFYPAAFWNCSMPGNWNVPWFPPQSSPSNPKSPSSGPNSPTLGKHSRDGDTGNQDSLSKEEPPKQRNGSVLVPKTLRIDDPSEAAKSSIWATLGIKNESISGGGMFKAFQSTKEEKNQVEASPVLRANPAALSRSLNFHESS, encoded by the exons atgGAGGACCAAAGTACTGTTACTATTAGGGACCCTGCAATTAAGCTTTTTGGTCAGAAGATTCCCCTTCCCGGAGATCCTGATGTTCTTCCCGCCGCGCCCATGGACCATGAACAGGACCTGCatgaagaagacgaagaagaggaggaggaggagctgGATGACGACGAGGAAGACGGAGAAACCCAAGACACTCACGAGGACAAg GATGCAGAAGCTGAAAATCTTACTACCCAAGAGCAAGAAGCTGATCCTCCTCCAAATGTAGAAGAGGACAAGAAATCAGCCACATCACCTGAGGCTATGGTGAATCCGAAAAcacctgccatagaagaagatTCTGCAAAATCAAAAAGTGACAAGTCAGATAAGGAACAAGGTGACACATCCATTCCACAAGATCAGAAACCCCTGAAGAAGCCTGATAAGTTGCTTCCATGCCCCCGCTGCAATAGCATGGATACTAAATTCTGTTACTACAACAACTACAATGTAAACCAGCCCCGTTATTTCTGCAAAGCCTGTCAACGATACTGGACTGCAGGTGGCACCATGAGGAATGTGCCGGTTGGAGCAGGGCGGCGAAAAAACAAGAACTCTGCCAACCATTATCGCCACATCACAATCTCTGAGGCTCTTCAAGCAGCTAGAATTGATGCTCCTAACGGGACTCATCTCCCTGCTTTGAAAAGCAATGGGAGAGTCCTCAGCTTCGGAATTGATGCCCCAATCTGCGATTCCATGGCATCTGTCCTTAACCTTGGAGAGAAAAAGGTTCTTAATGGCACAAGAAATGGATTCCATCATGGCTTTGATGATCAAAGATTGAAAGTTCCTTCCAAAAGTGGTGAAAACAGCGAAGCTTGCACGAGTTCATCGCCTGTTGCAGTTTCAAATCCAATGGGGGAAAACAGTAAAAGTACTTTCCAAGAACCAATGCTTCCAAGCAACGGTTACCTTCCCCAAGTTCCTTGTATTGCTAGTGTTCCTTGGCCTTATCCGTGGAATGCGGCAATTCCCTCACCAGCTATGTGTCCTCCAGGATTTCCTGCCCTTCCATTCTATCCTGCGGCCTTTTGGAACTGCAGCATGCCAGGGAACTGGAATGTTCCATGGTTTCCTCCACAGTCCTCCCCTTCAAACCCAAAATCTCCAAGTTCCGGACCGAATTCTCCAACTCTGGGGAAGCACTCTAGGGACGGTGACACGGGTAACCAAGATTCTTTGAGCAAAGAAGAGCCACCAAAGCAGAGAAATGGAAGCGTTTTGGTTCCCAAAACGTTGAGAATTGATGACCCAAGTGAAGCTGCAAAGAGTTCTATATGGGCAACTCTAGGGATCAAGAATGAATCCATTAGTGGGGGAGGCATGTTTAAGGCCttccaatcaacaaaagaagaaaagaatcaaGTCGAAGCTTCTCCTGTGTTGCGGGCTAACCCTGCAGCTTTGTCGAGATCCCTTAATTTTCACGAGAGCTCGTGA
- the LOC107470732 gene encoding uncharacterized mitochondrial protein AtMg00810-like, producing MKDLGSLSYFLGLEVISTDDGIYLSQAKYASDLFAGAGITDSRTESTLLEPNVRFTPINGTVLDNPTLYRQLVGELIYLTVTRPDIAYLVHVLSQFLSAPRTIYYAVVLCILRYIKGTLFHGLYFSAHSSLSLRAYSDADWAGDPTDRRSTTCYCLFLGYSLISWRAKKQTFTARSSTEAKYRALADTTA from the coding sequence atgaaagatcttggttctCTCAGCTATTTTCTTGGTCTAGAAGTCATATCTACCGATGATGGCATCTATCTCTCTCAAGCTAAATATGCTTCAGATCTTTTTGCTGGAGCCGGCATTACAGATAGTCGCACTGAGTCTACTCTTCTTGAGCCTAATGTTCGATTTACTCCTATTAATGGCACTGTTTTAGATAATCCTACTCTTTATCGACAGCTAGTTGGAGAACTCATCTACTTAACTGTCACTCGACCAGACATCGCCTATCTGGTTCATGTTCTTAGCCAGTTCTTGTCAGCTCCTCGTACTATTTACTATGCGGTAGTTCTTTGTATTCTTCGCTACATCAAAGGCACCCTATTCCATGGCCTTTACTTTTCTGCCCATTCATCTTTATCCCTTCGGGCGTACTCTGATGCTGATTGGGCTGGTGATCCCACTGATCGTCGTTCCACTACttgttattgtttgtttcttggcTACTCTCTCATTTCCTGGCGAGCTAAGAAACAAACATTCACTGCTCGATCAAGCACAGAAGCTAAATACCGTGCTCTCGCTGACACCACTGCTTAA